One Alteromonas sp. KC3 DNA segment encodes these proteins:
- the lexA gene encoding transcriptional repressor LexA has protein sequence MRPLTARQTEVLELIKTTMQETGMPPTRAEIARQLGFRSANAAEEHLKALARKGVIEILPGTSRGIKLNIPLEDETPEEEGLPLIGRVAAGEPILAQEHVESHYKVDPALFQPQADFLLRVNGMSMKDIGILDGDLLAVHRTTDVHNGQVVVARVDEDVTVKRLEKRGREVLLHAENDEFAPIKVDLASQPFAIEGIAVGVIRNADWM, from the coding sequence ATGCGCCCACTCACAGCTCGACAAACCGAAGTTTTAGAACTTATTAAAACGACCATGCAAGAAACGGGAATGCCACCTACGCGTGCAGAGATTGCACGACAGCTTGGTTTCCGTTCTGCTAATGCGGCAGAAGAACATTTGAAGGCCTTAGCGCGTAAAGGTGTTATTGAAATTTTGCCAGGTACTTCTCGTGGCATTAAATTGAATATTCCACTGGAAGACGAAACACCAGAGGAAGAAGGGCTACCGCTTATTGGGCGCGTAGCAGCGGGCGAACCTATTTTAGCGCAAGAGCATGTTGAGTCGCATTACAAGGTCGATCCTGCGCTATTTCAACCTCAGGCAGACTTTCTGCTACGTGTAAACGGTATGAGTATGAAAGACATTGGTATTCTTGATGGCGACTTATTGGCTGTACATCGCACTACTGATGTACATAACGGTCAAGTTGTTGTTGCCCGGGTGGATGAAGACGTCACGGTTAAGCGTTTAGAAAAACGCGGGCGAGAAGTATTACTGCACGCCGAGAACGATGAATTTGCACCTATAAAAGTTGATTTGGCTTCACAACCTTTTGCTATTGAAGGTATAGCGGTGGGTGTTATCCGAAACGCTGACTGGATGTAA
- the plsB gene encoding glycerol-3-phosphate 1-O-acyltransferase PlsB, whose protein sequence is MSWMRKALLSVFHYPVKLLVKAHSIPVNVETELGIDKNKPIVYLLPTNSVTDQLALRMSTEALGLPSPTETLALAGREYSSTLFLRKTQPIFRSSAKETDIEEVFTELFHLHRDHENLDLQVVPVFVTWGRAPGKGNPGLSDLIADRAAPSWLRKLFIVLFLGRDNFINYSKAVSARAMSNQHGSDQSIAHKLVRVASTHFQRKRQSMTGPTLLERQELNNSVLGSDAVRRAIAEESRSKKVTHEKAKETAQSYITEIAADYREGLIRFGDRLLTRIWNKIYNGISVGHADRIRELAANGHEIIYVPCHRSHMDYLLLTYVIYHEGMVTPHIAAGINLNFWPVGKMFRRGGAFFLRRSFAGNKLYTAVFREYLELLFNKGYSVKYYPEGGRSRTGRLIPPKTGMLAMTIQAMLKGVNRPVSIVPVYIGYENVMEVKSYLNELKGSKKKKESNLQVFSAIKKLKNYGHGYVNFGEPIQLNQFLENHVPNWRDCRDAEPEKKPAWLTPAVNELANNVMTRINRAAALNGMALTSLCLLSSKTQTMSETELKQALGDFIELFKAVPFSDDATIPDSTADELLRDTLKLGKFDVKEDDYGRLISPQPKSAVYLTYYRNNILHLFALPGLIMASVFAKKGTSRNAILQLIAALYPLLQKELFLHLSQDEALAHTDALITALLDNGLLRQKGEDLLPPDAHCKQFHSAWLLSRCMQETLQRYAVVLTILDKEKVISRSALERESKKVAERLSTLYGLSSPEFYDKNVLSSFISALKDNHWLDSEKDGSLKYSEECEALREDVMALIWPEMMQHLENVALSTDN, encoded by the coding sequence ATGTCGTGGATGCGAAAAGCCCTTTTGTCGGTGTTTCATTATCCTGTTAAGTTACTGGTTAAAGCGCATAGTATTCCAGTAAACGTTGAAACCGAATTAGGAATAGATAAGAACAAGCCAATTGTCTATCTACTTCCCACTAACTCAGTGACCGACCAGTTGGCACTTAGAATGTCGACTGAAGCACTGGGTTTGCCAAGCCCAACAGAGACGTTGGCACTTGCAGGGCGAGAGTATTCGTCCACATTATTTTTACGTAAAACTCAGCCTATCTTTCGCTCTTCAGCAAAAGAAACTGACATTGAAGAAGTCTTCACTGAATTATTCCACCTGCACCGCGATCATGAAAACCTAGATTTGCAGGTGGTGCCAGTATTTGTAACTTGGGGAAGAGCGCCAGGCAAAGGCAACCCAGGGCTTAGCGACTTAATTGCCGATAGAGCAGCACCTAGTTGGTTACGTAAATTATTTATCGTACTGTTTTTGGGTCGCGACAATTTTATTAACTATTCAAAAGCCGTATCGGCTCGCGCGATGTCAAACCAGCATGGTAGCGATCAGAGCATTGCCCATAAACTGGTTCGCGTAGCAAGTACTCACTTCCAGCGAAAGCGTCAAAGTATGACAGGCCCAACATTACTTGAACGCCAAGAACTCAATAATAGTGTATTGGGCTCTGATGCGGTGCGACGCGCCATTGCCGAAGAGTCTCGCAGCAAGAAAGTTACCCACGAGAAAGCCAAAGAGACTGCGCAATCTTACATAACCGAAATTGCCGCAGACTATCGGGAAGGTTTAATAAGGTTTGGCGATCGCCTACTTACACGTATTTGGAATAAGATCTACAACGGAATAAGCGTAGGTCATGCCGATAGGATTCGTGAACTCGCCGCCAATGGCCACGAAATTATTTATGTTCCGTGCCACCGCAGTCATATGGACTACTTATTGCTGACCTACGTGATTTATCACGAAGGCATGGTTACTCCTCATATTGCCGCTGGCATAAACCTCAACTTTTGGCCTGTTGGCAAAATGTTTAGGCGTGGTGGCGCGTTTTTCTTGCGTCGCAGTTTTGCTGGTAACAAGCTTTATACGGCCGTATTTAGAGAATACCTTGAGTTGTTATTTAACAAAGGCTACTCAGTGAAATATTACCCAGAGGGTGGTAGAAGCCGCACCGGAAGACTTATTCCTCCGAAAACGGGTATGTTGGCCATGACAATTCAGGCAATGCTAAAAGGCGTTAATCGCCCTGTAAGTATCGTGCCTGTGTACATTGGTTATGAAAACGTAATGGAAGTAAAAAGCTACCTCAACGAGTTGAAGGGCTCTAAGAAGAAAAAAGAGTCTAACTTGCAGGTATTCTCTGCCATTAAGAAGCTGAAAAACTATGGTCATGGCTATGTGAATTTTGGCGAGCCTATTCAGCTTAACCAGTTTTTAGAAAATCATGTGCCTAACTGGCGTGATTGTCGTGACGCTGAGCCAGAGAAGAAACCGGCATGGTTAACACCCGCCGTAAATGAGCTGGCGAACAATGTTATGACACGTATCAACCGCGCCGCCGCGTTAAACGGAATGGCGTTAACATCGCTTTGTTTGTTGTCATCAAAGACACAAACCATGAGTGAAACTGAGCTAAAACAAGCGCTAGGCGACTTTATTGAATTATTCAAAGCAGTGCCATTTAGCGACGACGCCACTATTCCTGACTCTACAGCAGACGAGTTGCTGCGCGATACATTAAAATTAGGCAAATTCGACGTAAAAGAAGACGACTATGGTCGCCTGATAAGCCCGCAGCCTAAGTCTGCGGTTTACTTGACTTACTATCGCAATAACATTTTACATCTCTTTGCGTTACCCGGACTGATTATGGCATCGGTGTTCGCGAAAAAAGGAACCAGCCGCAATGCTATTTTACAGCTGATCGCGGCGCTGTATCCATTGTTACAAAAAGAGTTGTTCTTACATTTATCGCAAGACGAAGCGTTAGCGCATACCGATGCACTGATTACTGCGCTGTTAGACAACGGATTACTTCGTCAAAAAGGTGAAGATTTGCTGCCACCTGATGCGCATTGTAAGCAATTCCATTCAGCATGGCTGTTAAGCCGTTGTATGCAAGAAACGTTGCAGCGCTATGCGGTAGTACTCACCATCTTAGACAAAGAGAAAGTGATCAGCCGCAGCGCCCTTGAGCGTGAAAGTAAGAAAGTGGCAGAGCGCTTATCGACACTGTACGGACTGAGTTCGCCTGAGTTCTACGACAAAAACGTCCTATCAAGTTTTATCAGTGCGCTTAAAGACAACCACTGGTTAGACTCTGAAAAGGACGGCAGCTTGAAGTATTCAGAGGAATGTGAAGCGTTGCGAGAAGATGTCATGGCACTAATCTGGCCAGAGATGATGCAGCACCTCGAAAATGTAGCCTTAAGCACAGACAACTAA
- the ilvA gene encoding threonine ammonia-lyase, biosynthetic: MASEHVSDHDYLKKILLAPVYDVAVASELSYMSLLSAELDNEIFLKREDQQPVKSFKLRGAYNRICALSDEQLKAGVIGASAGNHAQGLAYSAKMKGIQATIVMPETTPDIKVDAVRRFGGDNVNVVLHGTSFDQASSHAKTLCDTHGYTFVPPFDDPDVIAGQGTVARELLEQNPNLDILFIAVGGGGLAAGIAVYLKQLKPSIKIIAVESEESACFIKARENGEPTALESVGIFADGVAVKIMGQETFRLCNRFIDDTITVTNDEICGAIKDIFDDTRVIAEPAGALSVAAIRKYAKQHDLHGKKLGGILCGANINFHTLRYVSERCELGEQKEAVFAVKIPETKGAFKQFCECVGAKAITEFNYRYASESEAHIFVGVKLKGGQQEYLALQSDLESKGYDVVNLTDNELAKLHVRHMVGGRPPSILNEQVFSFEFPERPGALLNFLNTLGEQWNITLFHYRNHGAAEGLVLAGFDIAPDSRDDFNQHVAELGYKVEEVTDNPAYRFFLSQPH; this comes from the coding sequence ATGGCAAGTGAGCACGTTAGCGATCACGATTATCTAAAAAAAATCTTACTGGCCCCCGTGTACGATGTGGCGGTAGCCAGTGAGTTATCATACATGTCGCTGCTATCGGCAGAGCTTGATAACGAGATATTCTTAAAGCGAGAAGATCAGCAGCCAGTAAAGAGCTTTAAACTACGCGGTGCCTATAATCGCATTTGCGCCTTAAGCGATGAACAGCTTAAGGCGGGCGTAATTGGTGCGTCGGCGGGAAACCATGCACAAGGGCTCGCTTATAGCGCGAAAATGAAGGGTATTCAGGCCACTATCGTCATGCCTGAAACCACACCTGATATCAAAGTGGATGCAGTACGTCGCTTCGGTGGAGATAACGTCAATGTTGTCCTTCACGGTACCAGCTTTGACCAAGCAAGCAGTCATGCTAAAACGCTGTGCGACACTCATGGCTATACCTTTGTACCGCCATTTGACGATCCAGACGTTATTGCCGGACAAGGAACAGTCGCCCGCGAGCTACTCGAGCAAAACCCTAACCTTGATATTCTGTTTATCGCGGTTGGTGGCGGTGGTCTTGCCGCAGGTATTGCCGTATATCTAAAGCAGCTTAAGCCCAGCATTAAAATTATTGCAGTTGAGTCTGAAGAGTCTGCATGCTTTATCAAAGCGCGTGAAAACGGTGAGCCCACCGCGCTTGAAAGCGTGGGTATTTTTGCCGACGGTGTAGCGGTAAAAATTATGGGACAAGAGACCTTTAGATTGTGTAACCGCTTTATCGACGACACCATTACGGTGACGAACGATGAAATTTGTGGTGCGATCAAAGATATCTTTGATGATACCCGCGTTATTGCCGAGCCTGCTGGCGCATTGTCGGTCGCAGCTATTCGCAAATATGCCAAACAACATGATCTGCACGGTAAGAAACTCGGTGGCATTTTGTGTGGTGCGAACATTAACTTTCACACCCTTCGCTATGTCTCTGAACGCTGTGAGCTAGGTGAGCAAAAAGAAGCTGTGTTTGCAGTAAAAATCCCTGAAACGAAAGGCGCGTTTAAGCAGTTTTGTGAATGTGTGGGTGCAAAGGCAATTACCGAGTTTAATTATCGCTACGCCAGTGAAAGCGAAGCGCATATTTTTGTAGGTGTGAAGCTAAAAGGTGGTCAGCAAGAATACCTTGCACTACAAAGCGATCTTGAAAGTAAAGGGTATGACGTTGTCAACCTTACAGACAATGAACTGGCTAAGTTGCATGTGCGTCATATGGTCGGCGGCCGACCACCTTCGATCTTGAACGAACAGGTATTTAGTTTTGAATTTCCTGAGCGTCCAGGTGCACTGCTTAATTTCTTAAATACTTTAGGTGAACAGTGGAATATCACGCTATTTCATTACCGTAATCACGGCGCCGCGGAAGGTTTAGTCTTGGCTGGCTTTGATATTGCGCCAGATAGCCGTGATGACTTTAATCAACATGTCGCAGAGCTTGGCTACAAAGTAGAAGAAGTGACCGACAATCCGGCTTACCGCTTCTTCTTGTCCCAGCCACACTAG
- the ilvD gene encoding dihydroxy-acid dehydratase — translation MPKLRSATTTQGRNMAGARALWRATGMKDSDFGKPIIAIANSFTQFVPGHVHLKDLGQLVARSVEAAGGVAKEFNTIAVDDGIAMGHSGMLYSLPSREIIADAVEYMVNAHCADAIVCISNCDKITPGMLMASMRLNVPVIFVSGGPMEAGKTKLSDQLIKLDLVDAMVAAADDKVSDADSDEIERSACPTCGSCSGMFTANSMNCLTEALGLSLPGNGSMLATHADREGLFKKAGEQIVELCKRYYGDDDESVLPRNIANFKAFENAMSLDIAMGGSTNTILHLLAAAMEGEVPFTMDDIDRLSRKVPHLCKVAPSTPKYHMEDVHRAGGVLGILNELNKANLLNTDVNHVLGKPLTDVISEWDITNPENKDAITFYRAGPAGIRTTKAFSQDCRWDDADDDRENGCIRTVEHAYSQEGGLAVLYGNLAEDGCIVKTAGVDESILKFTGTARIYESQDDAVAGILGNEVKAGDVVFIRYEGPRGGPGMQEMLYPTSYLKSKGLGKSCALVTDGRFSGGTSGLSIGHCSPEAASGGGIGLVEDGDKIEIDIPNRSINIVISDEALAERRAKMEASDKPWRPKNRVREVSTSLKTFAALATSADKGAVRDVSKLENL, via the coding sequence ATGCCCAAGTTACGTTCTGCAACTACCACGCAAGGTAGAAATATGGCGGGGGCTCGCGCGTTGTGGCGAGCCACTGGAATGAAAGACTCTGATTTCGGAAAGCCTATTATTGCTATTGCGAACTCATTTACGCAGTTTGTACCTGGGCACGTACACCTTAAAGATCTTGGTCAGCTTGTTGCGCGAAGCGTTGAAGCTGCTGGTGGTGTAGCGAAAGAATTCAATACCATTGCGGTGGACGATGGCATTGCAATGGGTCATAGCGGCATGTTGTATAGCCTGCCTTCTCGGGAAATTATCGCTGATGCGGTAGAGTACATGGTCAATGCCCATTGCGCAGACGCTATTGTATGTATCTCTAATTGTGACAAAATTACCCCAGGTATGTTGATGGCGTCTATGCGTTTGAATGTACCTGTTATTTTTGTCTCCGGTGGCCCTATGGAAGCTGGAAAAACTAAGCTTTCCGATCAACTTATCAAGCTCGATCTTGTGGATGCCATGGTTGCTGCGGCAGATGACAAGGTAAGCGATGCAGACAGCGATGAAATTGAGCGCTCTGCCTGTCCTACCTGTGGTAGTTGCTCGGGTATGTTTACCGCCAATTCAATGAACTGTTTAACTGAAGCACTTGGTTTGTCGCTACCAGGTAATGGCTCGATGCTGGCAACACATGCTGACCGTGAAGGGCTATTTAAGAAAGCGGGTGAGCAAATTGTTGAGTTGTGTAAACGCTACTATGGCGACGACGATGAAAGTGTATTGCCGCGCAATATTGCGAACTTTAAAGCGTTTGAAAATGCAATGAGCCTAGATATTGCCATGGGCGGCTCGACCAACACCATCTTGCACTTACTGGCCGCGGCAATGGAAGGCGAAGTACCTTTCACGATGGATGATATCGATCGACTTTCACGCAAAGTGCCACACCTGTGTAAAGTGGCGCCATCTACGCCGAAATACCACATGGAAGATGTACACCGTGCTGGTGGTGTTTTAGGTATCTTGAACGAACTTAACAAAGCTAACCTATTGAACACCGACGTCAATCACGTGCTAGGTAAACCACTCACTGATGTTATCAGTGAATGGGACATTACCAATCCAGAGAATAAAGATGCGATTACCTTTTATCGAGCAGGTCCTGCTGGCATTCGTACTACAAAGGCGTTCAGCCAAGATTGCCGTTGGGATGACGCTGACGACGATCGCGAAAACGGTTGTATCCGCACCGTAGAGCATGCGTATAGCCAAGAAGGTGGTCTTGCCGTGTTGTACGGTAACCTTGCTGAAGACGGTTGTATTGTTAAAACGGCGGGTGTTGATGAGTCAATTCTAAAATTCACCGGTACGGCGCGTATTTATGAAAGCCAAGATGATGCAGTGGCGGGAATCTTGGGTAACGAAGTAAAAGCAGGTGATGTGGTGTTTATTCGCTATGAGGGACCGCGTGGCGGGCCGGGTATGCAGGAAATGCTATATCCTACGTCTTACCTTAAATCAAAAGGCTTGGGTAAGTCGTGTGCACTTGTTACAGATGGTCGCTTCAGTGGTGGTACATCGGGTCTATCTATCGGTCACTGCTCACCAGAAGCCGCCAGTGGTGGTGGTATTGGTTTAGTAGAAGATGGCGACAAAATTGAAATCGATATTCCTAATCGCAGTATCAATATTGTCATTAGCGATGAAGCGCTAGCCGAACGCCGCGCTAAAATGGAGGCCAGCGATAAACCTTGGCGACCTAAAAATCGTGTGCGTGAAGTGTCTACATCACTTAAAACGTTTGCGGCACTCGCAACAAGTGCTGATAAAGGTGCTGTGCGCGATGTAAGCAAACTGGAAAACTTATGA
- a CDS encoding trimeric intracellular cation channel family protein, with amino-acid sequence MFDWFHWLNLAGVAVCAISGTLMAYQKRMDGFGVVVLASATAIGGGTLRDVMLDVPVFWIADTDYLYTTLIAAFIPIIWLRVSPRFPYHYLLIADAFGLALFNVVGIEKALANDTGMAVAVAMGTITGVFGGLLRDVICREVPLVLNGELYAMTCIAGGVVYGVGMQLDFATQWCGIAALITTVLFRLGAMRWHWQLPVFYNDHH; translated from the coding sequence ATGTTTGATTGGTTTCACTGGTTAAACCTAGCCGGTGTTGCGGTATGTGCAATATCGGGCACCCTAATGGCATACCAAAAGCGGATGGATGGTTTTGGTGTTGTGGTACTTGCTAGCGCAACTGCCATTGGTGGCGGCACATTGCGCGATGTTATGTTAGATGTACCCGTATTTTGGATAGCCGATACCGACTATTTGTACACCACCTTAATAGCCGCGTTTATTCCTATTATATGGCTGCGTGTCAGCCCGCGTTTTCCCTATCACTACTTACTTATTGCCGATGCGTTTGGGCTTGCCTTATTTAATGTAGTGGGCATCGAAAAAGCCTTGGCCAACGATACAGGTATGGCTGTGGCGGTCGCGATGGGTACTATCACAGGCGTATTCGGTGGTTTACTGCGCGATGTAATTTGTCGTGAAGTGCCATTAGTGCTCAACGGAGAACTTTACGCCATGACATGTATAGCGGGCGGTGTAGTGTATGGCGTAGGTATGCAGCTAGACTTTGCAACCCAATGGTGTGGTATTGCAGCACTGATCACCACCGTGTTGTTTCGTTTAGGTGCTATGCGCTGGCATTGGCAACTGCCTGTCTTTTACAACGATCACCATTAA
- a CDS encoding YifB family Mg chelatase-like AAA ATPase, translating into MGMAVVKTFAGQGVSAPEVRVEIHLANGLPAFQLVGMAETSVKEARERVRSALINSGFDFPAKRITVNLAPADIPKFGGRFDLPIAMGILAASGYISDTALLNLAFVGELGLNGEIKPVNGLIPVVMAAANEDIPLIYPGDNDIEAALVSHATRYPAFDLLSVYEHLAGNKTLAKGQPFSLNHKPQPSTGWDDIIGQAQAKRALMIAATGSHNLLMVGPPGTGKSLLASRMLSLLPDMTEEEALEVAAIHSVKGERLNAEQFLQRHLRSPHHTSSAVALTGGGSHPVPGEISLAHNGILFLDEFPEFGRKALDVLREPLETGDVHLSRASGSATYPANFQLVAAMNPSPTGDIDDNRLTPQQQLNYLNRLSGPLLDRIDIQVEVPRLPDYDLPAPSNKPDDTLFQTKQFVAAARQKQLMRQGKPNGALNAGELADICKLTSADLQFLQAAAKQLNLSMRVFHRTLKVARTIADLQDESAVSRAHIAEALGYRALDNLIKQLSSN; encoded by the coding sequence ATGGGCATGGCGGTGGTAAAAACGTTTGCAGGGCAGGGAGTATCTGCGCCAGAAGTACGTGTAGAAATTCACCTTGCTAATGGCTTGCCGGCCTTTCAGTTGGTAGGTATGGCTGAAACCAGCGTGAAAGAAGCGAGAGAGCGGGTACGCAGCGCCCTCATTAATAGCGGCTTCGACTTCCCTGCTAAGCGTATTACTGTAAACCTTGCGCCTGCAGATATCCCCAAATTCGGTGGACGCTTCGACCTACCCATTGCTATGGGCATTTTAGCCGCATCAGGTTATATCTCTGACACAGCATTACTCAACCTAGCGTTTGTTGGCGAGCTTGGGCTTAACGGCGAGATAAAGCCTGTAAATGGGCTAATTCCTGTTGTAATGGCCGCGGCGAACGAAGATATACCCCTTATTTACCCGGGCGATAACGACATTGAAGCGGCATTAGTATCGCACGCCACGCGTTATCCTGCCTTTGACCTACTGTCAGTTTACGAGCACTTAGCGGGAAATAAAACGTTAGCAAAAGGGCAACCCTTTAGTCTGAACCATAAGCCCCAACCGTCAACGGGGTGGGACGACATTATTGGGCAAGCCCAAGCCAAACGAGCTCTTATGATCGCCGCCACAGGGTCGCATAATTTACTAATGGTGGGGCCGCCCGGTACAGGAAAAAGCCTTTTAGCCAGCAGAATGCTATCCCTTCTGCCCGACATGACAGAAGAAGAGGCCCTTGAAGTTGCGGCTATTCATTCGGTGAAAGGCGAACGGCTCAACGCCGAGCAATTCTTACAACGGCATTTGCGATCTCCCCATCATACAAGCTCGGCGGTGGCCCTTACCGGAGGAGGTTCACATCCTGTACCGGGTGAGATATCACTGGCACACAATGGTATTTTGTTTTTGGATGAGTTTCCTGAATTTGGTCGTAAGGCGTTAGATGTGCTGCGCGAACCATTAGAAACAGGCGATGTACACTTATCTCGCGCATCAGGCAGTGCCACTTACCCTGCAAATTTTCAGCTTGTGGCAGCCATGAATCCAAGCCCAACAGGCGATATTGACGACAACAGACTTACTCCGCAGCAGCAATTAAATTACTTAAACCGCTTATCAGGGCCATTGCTTGATAGAATCGATATTCAAGTAGAAGTGCCTCGGTTGCCTGATTACGACTTACCTGCACCCAGCAATAAACCTGATGACACTTTGTTTCAAACAAAACAATTCGTTGCCGCCGCTCGTCAAAAACAGCTTATGCGCCAAGGCAAGCCCAATGGGGCGCTAAACGCAGGTGAACTTGCTGACATTTGCAAGCTAACGTCTGCCGACTTACAGTTTTTGCAGGCCGCGGCTAAACAGTTAAATTTATCGATGCGCGTGTTTCATCGCACATTGAAGGTGGCCCGCACCATCGCCGATTTACAAGACGAAAGTGCAGTAAGTCGTGCACACATTGCTGAAGCCCTAGGCTATAGAGCGCTAGACAACTTAATAAAGCAACTAAGTTCCAATTAG
- the ilvY gene encoding HTH-type transcriptional activator IlvY, whose protein sequence is MDFRSLQLFNHLATSLHFGITAEAMYVSPSTLSRVIQRLEDELGCTLFKRDNRKVALTHSGHKLLAFSKQALKDWQQLKVDLKEDNDALQGELSVFCSVTASQSHLPAMLRQFRQQHPGVDIRLITGDPALAIEKVKGKQCDLSIAIYTPDMPTDLHFTALDNVPLVLIAPREWRLTQLSQLDWTKHQVIMPETGPTRRTAYHWFAEHGIRPNVYAYVGGNEAIVSMVALECGVGFVPKVVLDHSSMANAVTQIQVDDIEPYALGLCCLQDKQNEPLINAFMELNAQR, encoded by the coding sequence ATGGATTTCAGAAGCCTTCAGCTCTTTAATCACCTTGCTACTAGCTTACATTTTGGTATTACTGCAGAGGCCATGTATGTGTCTCCCTCAACCCTAAGCCGCGTTATTCAACGCTTAGAAGACGAGCTAGGTTGTACGTTGTTTAAACGGGATAACCGTAAGGTGGCGCTAACCCATAGTGGACATAAGCTGTTGGCATTTTCAAAACAGGCGTTAAAAGACTGGCAACAACTCAAAGTAGATTTGAAAGAAGACAATGACGCGCTGCAAGGCGAGCTCAGCGTATTTTGCTCGGTTACCGCCAGTCAAAGCCATTTGCCGGCTATGCTCAGACAATTCAGACAGCAACATCCGGGCGTTGATATTCGTCTTATCACGGGTGACCCTGCCCTTGCTATTGAAAAGGTGAAAGGCAAACAGTGCGACCTTTCAATTGCCATTTACACGCCTGATATGCCCACCGACTTGCATTTCACTGCTCTTGATAATGTGCCTTTGGTACTGATTGCGCCGCGGGAATGGCGGCTAACACAACTAAGTCAACTGGACTGGACCAAGCATCAGGTGATCATGCCAGAAACGGGCCCTACGCGGCGAACCGCCTATCATTGGTTTGCTGAACACGGTATTCGACCGAATGTGTATGCCTACGTGGGCGGTAACGAAGCCATTGTGAGCATGGTGGCGCTTGAATGTGGCGTGGGATTTGTACCTAAAGTAGTGCTTGATCATTCGAGTATGGCCAATGCCGTCACGCAAATTCAGGTTGATGACATCGAGCCGTATGCATTGGGTTTATGCTGCTTGCAGGATAAACAAAACGAGCCTCTTATCAACGCATTTATGGAGCTCAACGCACAGCGCTAA